In one Chroicocephalus ridibundus chromosome Z, bChrRid1.1, whole genome shotgun sequence genomic region, the following are encoded:
- the CD72 gene encoding B-cell differentiation antigen CD72 isoform X2, with the protein MAQSMVYADLRFAKVMGGRSMASQALEAALGMDEAESPYENMQPEPTGQDGDGAQPSTDWQVTRSLQDTSREYEAERGRLSQEVSAREQSLEQMRLELEWARAELQRAWREGNGSQLELGSLSAELKHLTGVLGKTEKEMQEVQGKLNNSESTVAILRSCTAIDCCPSGWLMYRGKCLFISSEKKTWEDSRDECEKKYSQLLVTKSWSRWTVPAFLKNADIPYWIGLQKSSFPWYDYGWLDEGDAEDEGVSDAWFWVDGSLYERPWQAKSNGSCAIISRGNIKAAQCAGPEDLHFWICEKAVGPSAPFI; encoded by the exons ATGGCCCAGAGCATGGTTTATGCTGACCTGAGGTTTGCCAAGGTGATGGGGGGCCGGAGCATGGCCAGCCAGGCGCTGGAGGCAG CCCTTGGCATGGATGAGGCGGAGAGCCCCTACGAGAACATGCAGCCGGAGCCGACGGGGCAGGACGGGGACggggcccagcccagcacag aCTGGCAGGTCACCCGCAGCCTGCAGGACACCTCCCGTGAGTACGAGGCCGAGCGGGGCCGCCTCTCGCAGGAGGTGAGTGCCcgggagcagagcctggagcagaTGCGGCTGGAGCTGGAGTGGGCCAGAGCGGAGCTGCAGCGAGCCTGGCGGGAGGGCAACGGCagccagctggagctggggagcctGAGCGCCGAGCTGAAGCACCTCACGGGCGTCCTGGGGAAGACGGAGAAGGAGATGCAGGAGGTGCAGGGGAAGCTTAATAACAGCGAGAGCACTGTGGCCATCCTGCGCTCCTGCACGGCTATAG ATTGCTGCCCTTCAGGCTGGCTGATGTACAGGGGCAAATGCCTCTTCATCTCGTCGGAGAAGAAGACCTGGGAGGACAGCAGAGATGAGTGCGAGAAGAAATATTCTCAGCTCCTGGTCACCAAATCCTGGAGTCGCTGGACCGTGCCG gccTTCCTGAAGAATGCAGACATCCCATACTGGATCGggctgcagaagagcagcttcCCCTGGTATGACTATGGCTGGCTGGATGAAGGGGACGCAGAAGACGAGGGAGTCTCGGATGCCTGGTTTTGGGTGGACGGCTCCCTTTATGAAAG GCCGTGGCAGGCGAAGTCGAATGGGTCCTGTGCCATAATAAGCCGCGGGAACATCAAAGCTGCCCAGTGCGCTGGTCCCGAAGACCTGCACTTCTGGATCTGTGAGAAGGCGGTGGGGCCGAGCGCCCCTTTCATATGA
- the CD72 gene encoding B-cell differentiation antigen CD72 isoform X1: MAQSMVYADLRFAKVMGGRSMASQALEAALGMDEAESPYENMQPEPTGQDGDGAQPSTGRWSWRWCIPVGLMVTCLLLLVATVALGACYWQVTRSLQDTSREYEAERGRLSQEVSAREQSLEQMRLELEWARAELQRAWREGNGSQLELGSLSAELKHLTGVLGKTEKEMQEVQGKLNNSESTVAILRSCTAIDCCPSGWLMYRGKCLFISSEKKTWEDSRDECEKKYSQLLVTKSWSRWTVPAFLKNADIPYWIGLQKSSFPWYDYGWLDEGDAEDEGVSDAWFWVDGSLYERPWQAKSNGSCAIISRGNIKAAQCAGPEDLHFWICEKAVGPSAPFI, from the exons ATGGCCCAGAGCATGGTTTATGCTGACCTGAGGTTTGCCAAGGTGATGGGGGGCCGGAGCATGGCCAGCCAGGCGCTGGAGGCAG CCCTTGGCATGGATGAGGCGGAGAGCCCCTACGAGAACATGCAGCCGGAGCCGACGGGGCAGGACGGGGACggggcccagcccagcacag GGCGCTGGTCCTGGCGGTGGTGCATCCCTGTGGGGCTGATGGTaacctgcctgctgctgctggtggccactGTGGCCCTGGGGGCTTGTT aCTGGCAGGTCACCCGCAGCCTGCAGGACACCTCCCGTGAGTACGAGGCCGAGCGGGGCCGCCTCTCGCAGGAGGTGAGTGCCcgggagcagagcctggagcagaTGCGGCTGGAGCTGGAGTGGGCCAGAGCGGAGCTGCAGCGAGCCTGGCGGGAGGGCAACGGCagccagctggagctggggagcctGAGCGCCGAGCTGAAGCACCTCACGGGCGTCCTGGGGAAGACGGAGAAGGAGATGCAGGAGGTGCAGGGGAAGCTTAATAACAGCGAGAGCACTGTGGCCATCCTGCGCTCCTGCACGGCTATAG ATTGCTGCCCTTCAGGCTGGCTGATGTACAGGGGCAAATGCCTCTTCATCTCGTCGGAGAAGAAGACCTGGGAGGACAGCAGAGATGAGTGCGAGAAGAAATATTCTCAGCTCCTGGTCACCAAATCCTGGAGTCGCTGGACCGTGCCG gccTTCCTGAAGAATGCAGACATCCCATACTGGATCGggctgcagaagagcagcttcCCCTGGTATGACTATGGCTGGCTGGATGAAGGGGACGCAGAAGACGAGGGAGTCTCGGATGCCTGGTTTTGGGTGGACGGCTCCCTTTATGAAAG GCCGTGGCAGGCGAAGTCGAATGGGTCCTGTGCCATAATAAGCCGCGGGAACATCAAAGCTGCCCAGTGCGCTGGTCCCGAAGACCTGCACTTCTGGATCTGTGAGAAGGCGGTGGGGCCGAGCGCCCCTTTCATATGA